Genomic DNA from Deinococcus malanensis:
GGAGCATTTCTCACGCCGGCGCTCCGCCGCGAGTATCCGTCCGTTCTGAGCGAGCTGACTTCACGTGGCACGCAAGTCGCGGTGGACTTCGGTTGGCCTGTCACTGGCTTTACGAAAGACGTGCGTATCGAAATCCATCGCTGGTTGCCTGACGTGACCTATCTGCTGATCAACGAAATCGAGGCCCTTGGCCTGACGGGCCTCCCCGACCTTGACGCGGCCTTGCACCATCTCGCAGGCCACATTCGGCCTGATGGTGTCGTAGCAGTCAAACTTGGGGCCTCCGGTGTCCTGGCCTGCCAGCACGGCCGGGTTTTCCGGCAGCAGGCTCCTACGGTCAGGGTGATCGATTCGGTGGGTGCGGGTGATACCTGGAACGCGGCGTTTCTGCATGCCACTCTCGGCGGGGCTCAGGTAGAGGAGGCTCTTGCCTACGCTGTGCGGGTGGCCTCGAACGCCATTGCAACCCTGCCTCGCAAATTTATCCATGGTCCGGGTTGACCGAATGGGTCTTTTAGGTCATTCATCCTGTCCGCCCTACTCGGCGTTTATTCATCCAGGGCCCGTGGACGCCACGCTGGATGTCCACTTGTACGTCCACCTCCCTGCCACTTCCCGCGCAGTACGTCCTCCAGCTCCGGTGCTCGCTTCAAGCAGGTCAGACGCCGCTTATGGGGAACGCCCGTGTGCTCGTGCTGAAATACGCGCGACGCCGAGTTCCTACAATGAAACATGGTGATCGAGCGCGCCCCCTTTCTCGCGGAACTGATCCGCCTGCTGGGTGAGGCCACGGCGGGACCGGGTCGCCTCGTATTCGTGGGAGGGGAGGCCGGGGCTGGCAAGACCACCTTGATCGAAACG
This window encodes:
- a CDS encoding carbohydrate kinase family protein encodes the protein MPELTPLAVVGNVNVDLILGPLAGWPEEGTEVLVPELIWRVGGSAGHVALACAELGTGALTVSTVGTDLAGQWLCQQFAPSGVMWIPTPRATSVTTAFYHPTTERSFITCLGHLETLSWDDLCAHVPHACVTLLAGAFLTPALRREYPSVLSELTSRGTQVAVDFGWPVTGFTKDVRIEIHRWLPDVTYLLINEIEALGLTGLPDLDAALHHLAGHIRPDGVVAVKLGASGVLACQHGRVFRQQAPTVRVIDSVGAGDTWNAAFLHATLGGAQVEEALAYAVRVASNAIATLPRKFIHGPG